The Haloplanus salinarum genome includes a region encoding these proteins:
- a CDS encoding ATP-binding protein has protein sequence MNRSSFGRVLGVAVLVSFAVALLGIWLGELGGRPWRSPAAVVAAPAGLVVLLAVAAGWLLWSDLDGRIALHVPAAALAGTLAFGGFAWWVVLDTLVTVAGVRSMLVVLNVASAGGAVGVVVGLFTARQAASIRSLRHARDEYRDLFDGIGDTVLVHDTRGRILAANEGAVDRLGYDAAALRRRSADDLEGEGGADGRYVAADDRIVYETVHETADGETIPVEISARLVRYHDAPAILAVARDISERRASERALARTRDQLRALNRVLRHDIRNDMQIVLGLAELLEEHVDEAGQDSLDTIVATGEHVVELTRSSRDLARTVAGETELPLEPVSLPETIQAELDRRREAFADATLSVEGEIPDVTVRANDLLTSVFRNLLNNAVQHSDREEPTVTVSADLLRGDPRVRVRVADDGPGIPPELDGDVFGKGEKGLDSTGTGLGLYLVQSLVDHYGGDVWVEPNDPRGTVVVVELPVVED, from the coding sequence GTGAACCGATCGTCCTTCGGACGGGTCCTCGGAGTGGCCGTCCTCGTGAGCTTCGCCGTCGCGTTGCTCGGCATCTGGCTCGGCGAGTTGGGTGGTCGGCCGTGGCGATCACCGGCCGCCGTCGTCGCCGCCCCCGCCGGGCTGGTCGTCCTCCTCGCCGTCGCGGCCGGGTGGCTCCTGTGGAGCGACCTCGACGGGCGGATCGCCCTCCACGTTCCCGCCGCGGCCCTCGCCGGGACGCTCGCCTTCGGCGGGTTCGCCTGGTGGGTCGTCCTCGACACTCTCGTCACGGTCGCCGGCGTGCGATCGATGCTTGTCGTCCTGAACGTCGCCAGCGCCGGCGGCGCGGTTGGCGTCGTCGTCGGCCTGTTCACCGCGAGACAGGCGGCGTCGATCCGATCGCTCCGGCACGCCCGGGACGAGTACCGCGACCTCTTCGACGGTATCGGCGATACGGTGCTCGTCCACGACACCCGGGGACGGATCCTCGCCGCCAACGAGGGTGCGGTCGACCGGCTCGGCTACGACGCCGCCGCCCTGCGTCGTCGGTCCGCCGACGACTTGGAGGGCGAGGGCGGCGCCGACGGTCGGTACGTCGCGGCCGACGACCGCATCGTCTACGAGACGGTCCACGAAACCGCCGACGGCGAGACGATTCCGGTCGAGATCAGCGCCCGACTCGTCCGGTACCACGACGCACCGGCGATCCTCGCGGTCGCCCGGGACATCAGCGAACGCCGGGCCTCCGAGCGGGCGCTCGCACGCACCCGGGACCAGCTCCGCGCGCTCAACCGCGTCCTCCGTCACGACATCCGCAACGACATGCAGATCGTCCTCGGCCTCGCGGAACTCCTCGAGGAACACGTCGACGAGGCCGGACAGGATTCGCTCGACACCATCGTCGCCACGGGCGAACACGTCGTCGAACTCACGCGGAGTTCCCGGGACCTCGCCCGGACGGTGGCCGGCGAGACGGAACTCCCGCTGGAGCCGGTGTCGCTCCCCGAGACGATCCAGGCGGAACTCGACCGGCGGCGCGAGGCGTTCGCCGACGCCACGCTGTCCGTCGAGGGCGAGATTCCGGACGTGACGGTCCGGGCGAACGACCTGCTCACCTCGGTGTTCCGGAACCTGCTGAACAACGCCGTCCAGCACAGCGACCGCGAGGAGCCGACCGTCACCGTCTCCGCCGACCTCTTGCGTGGCGACCCCCGTGTCCGCGTCCGCGTCGCCGACGACGGGCCGGGCATCCCGCCGGAACTGGACGGCGACGTCTTCGGCAAGGGGGAGAAAGGACTCGACAGCACGGGGACGGGGCTGGGACTCTACCTCGTTCAGTCGCTCGTCGATCACTACGGCGGCGACGTGTGGGTCGAACCGAACGATCCCCGCGGCACCGTCGTTGTGGTCGAACTCCCGGTCGTCGAGGACTGA
- the pheA gene encoding prephenate dehydratase: MEAITLGPAGTYSHRAARAVADEVTFSESVTAIVESVADGEYRRGVVPIENSIEGSVTETLDALSDYDIGVVEEVVTPIRHALLAQSESFEVVASHSQALAQCRTFLESEYPEVSLEAVASTARGVEHAREDPTVAAIAHPDNADADLQVLAEDIQDRSSNATRFFAISPAEERTEAGGKSTIIVNPNANYPGLLLELLEAFADRDINLSRVESRPTGDRLGDYLFHIDFEAGLYEDHARAAVEEVEGIAEKGWVRRLGSYDTRHVV; encoded by the coding sequence ATGGAAGCCATCACGCTCGGCCCGGCGGGGACCTACTCCCACCGCGCCGCGCGGGCGGTCGCCGACGAGGTGACGTTCAGTGAATCCGTGACGGCCATCGTCGAGTCCGTCGCCGACGGCGAGTACCGCCGCGGCGTCGTCCCCATCGAGAACAGCATCGAGGGGAGCGTTACCGAGACGCTCGACGCGCTGTCCGACTACGACATCGGCGTCGTCGAGGAGGTGGTCACCCCCATTCGTCACGCCCTGCTCGCCCAGAGCGAGTCGTTCGAGGTGGTCGCCAGCCACTCGCAAGCGCTCGCCCAGTGTCGCACCTTCCTCGAATCCGAGTACCCCGAGGTGAGCCTGGAGGCCGTCGCGAGCACCGCCCGCGGCGTCGAACACGCCCGCGAGGATCCGACGGTCGCCGCCATCGCCCACCCCGACAACGCCGACGCCGACCTGCAGGTCCTCGCCGAGGACATCCAGGACCGGAGTTCGAACGCGACCCGGTTTTTCGCCATCTCGCCCGCCGAGGAGCGCACCGAGGCCGGCGGGAAGTCGACGATCATCGTCAACCCGAACGCCAACTACCCCGGCCTCCTGCTGGAGCTGCTGGAGGCCTTCGCCGACCGCGACATCAACCTCTCGCGTGTGGAGTCCCGACCGACGGGCGACCGCCTCGGCGACTACCTCTTCCACATCGACTTCGAGGCCGGCCTGTACGAGGACCACGCGCGGGCGGCCGTCGAGGAGGTCGAGGGCATCGCGGAGAAGGGGTGGGTTCGCCGCCTCGGCTCCTACGACACCCGCCACGTGGTCTGA
- a CDS encoding PAS domain-containing sensor histidine kinase encodes MNERTVTTETGAGDFLEGIPDGVVVYDPETGVIRAVNARFAALTGFDRERLVGRHVEDLLADERRSESRAVDPGDGTATVEWPLERRDGGTVWAELSASRVERDGGTRVLATARDVTDRKHRQDELGRFEELVEHVPTGIFRAHDDPEGTFLEANPTMVDLFDADSKADLLSTPVADIYADGDDRRRFFDTIAETNVVTEKLELRTLDGESFWGLVTVCRCSPVDGEPYLDGAIKDVTEAREYRQVLEEQNERLELLNRIVRHDIRNDMQLVQGMTDLLDNVVTGGHRPQLETIRSRTDHVIELTDVMGDLMETLVSETDPTLEPIHLSYVLDQEIREAQSSYPEATIRTRGNVPLVEVVANDMLGSVFRNLLNNAVQHSDRDDPTVTVSASAEDDAVTVRVADDGSGIPDDRKETVFGKGEKGIDSEGTGLGLYLVYTLVDQYGGDVWIEDNDPRGTVFVLRFERAA; translated from the coding sequence GTGAACGAACGGACGGTGACCACCGAAACCGGCGCCGGCGACTTCCTCGAAGGCATCCCGGACGGCGTCGTGGTGTACGACCCCGAGACCGGGGTGATTCGCGCCGTCAACGCTCGGTTCGCGGCCCTGACCGGCTTCGACCGGGAGCGTCTCGTCGGCCGGCACGTCGAGGACCTCCTGGCGGACGAACGACGTTCCGAGTCGCGAGCCGTCGATCCCGGGGACGGCACGGCGACCGTCGAGTGGCCGCTGGAGCGGCGCGACGGCGGGACCGTCTGGGCCGAACTCTCCGCGTCGCGTGTCGAGCGTGACGGCGGGACCCGCGTCCTCGCCACCGCCCGTGACGTGACCGACCGGAAGCACCGCCAGGACGAACTCGGCCGGTTCGAGGAGTTGGTCGAACACGTCCCCACGGGCATCTTCCGAGCCCACGACGACCCCGAGGGGACCTTCCTCGAAGCCAACCCGACGATGGTCGACCTGTTCGACGCCGACTCGAAGGCGGATCTGCTCTCGACGCCAGTGGCCGACATCTACGCCGACGGGGACGACCGGCGGCGCTTCTTCGACACCATCGCCGAGACGAACGTCGTCACCGAGAAACTCGAGCTCCGGACGCTCGACGGGGAGTCGTTCTGGGGGTTGGTCACCGTCTGTCGGTGTTCCCCCGTCGACGGCGAGCCGTACCTCGACGGCGCGATCAAGGACGTGACCGAGGCCCGCGAGTACCGGCAGGTGTTGGAGGAACAAAACGAGCGTCTCGAACTCCTCAACCGGATCGTCCGCCACGACATCCGCAACGACATGCAGCTCGTCCAGGGGATGACCGACCTGCTCGACAACGTCGTGACGGGGGGCCACCGCCCCCAACTGGAGACGATCCGGAGCCGGACGGATCACGTGATCGAGCTGACGGACGTGATGGGGGATCTGATGGAGACGCTCGTCTCGGAGACCGACCCGACGCTCGAACCGATCCACCTCTCGTACGTGCTCGATCAGGAGATCCGGGAGGCACAGTCGAGCTACCCCGAGGCGACGATCCGGACCCGCGGGAACGTCCCGCTGGTCGAGGTGGTCGCGAACGACATGCTGGGGTCGGTGTTCCGGAACCTGCTGAACAACGCCGTCCAGCACAGCGACCGCGACGACCCCACCGTCACCGTCTCCGCGTCCGCCGAGGACGACGCGGTGACCGTCCGCGTCGCCGACGACGGGTCGGGGATTCCCGACGACCGCAAGGAGACGGTCTTCGGCAAGGGCGAGAAGGGCATCGACAGCGAGGGGACGGGGCTGGGACTCTACCTAGTGTACACGCTCGTCGACCAGTACGGCGGCGACGTGTGGATCGAGGACAACGACCCCCGCGGCACCGTCTTCGTCCTGCGGTTCGAGCGGGCGGCCTGA
- the hisH gene encoding imidazole glycerol phosphate synthase subunit HisH codes for MSLSEPPSEALADVVIVDYGLGNLRSATRGLERAGAAVTITDDPGDFAAADGIVLPGVGAFREGMENAGPYREALADAVARDQPVFGICLGMQMLLTSSEEADHAGEGDVVGLDFVPGRNVRFDEGQTIPHMGWNELSVERSHPLVTGVEGSDRGGSVDGEHAYFVHSYYAVPDDDGAVVATTDHGRTFPAVIASEDGTVFGTQFHPEKSGETGLTILRNFVDVCSLR; via the coding sequence ATGAGCCTGTCCGAACCGCCGTCGGAGGCGCTGGCGGACGTAGTCATCGTCGACTACGGCCTCGGCAACCTCCGGTCGGCGACGCGCGGTCTGGAACGCGCCGGCGCGGCCGTGACCATCACCGACGACCCCGGCGACTTCGCCGCCGCCGACGGCATCGTGTTGCCGGGGGTCGGCGCCTTCCGCGAGGGGATGGAGAACGCCGGGCCGTACCGCGAGGCGCTCGCGGATGCCGTCGCCCGTGACCAGCCCGTCTTCGGCATCTGTCTGGGGATGCAGATGCTCCTCACGTCGAGCGAGGAGGCCGACCACGCCGGCGAGGGCGACGTCGTCGGCCTCGATTTCGTCCCCGGACGCAACGTCCGGTTCGACGAGGGGCAGACCATCCCCCACATGGGCTGGAACGAGCTGTCGGTCGAGCGGTCCCACCCGCTGGTCACGGGCGTCGAGGGGAGCGACCGCGGCGGATCCGTCGACGGCGAACACGCCTACTTCGTCCACTCCTACTACGCCGTCCCGGACGACGACGGGGCGGTCGTCGCCACGACCGACCACGGACGGACGTTCCCCGCGGTTATCGCCAGCGAGGACGGGACCGTCTTCGGGACCCAGTTCCACCCCGAGAAAAGCGGTGAGACGGGGCTGACGATCCTGCGGAACTTCGTCGACGTCTGTTCTCTGCGGTGA
- a CDS encoding uracil-DNA glycosylase produces the protein MVETEGPDVCACERCPALVESRSRIVNGTGPADAGLLFVGEAPGADEDERGEPFVGRSGSVLDDALRDAGLARADVRITNCVRCRPPENRDPHVDELDNCAGFLGREVEAVDPDLIVTLGKVPGERLLDRSVAVTEEAGSVVDVRLGGTPRRVLLCLHPAATLYDRSQRGAFEDAIARAADLVGAGSGDQARLGDY, from the coding sequence ATGGTCGAGACGGAGGGGCCGGACGTGTGTGCCTGTGAGCGGTGTCCGGCGCTCGTCGAGTCGCGGAGTCGCATCGTCAACGGAACGGGGCCGGCCGACGCCGGCCTGCTGTTCGTCGGCGAGGCGCCGGGCGCCGACGAGGACGAGCGGGGGGAGCCGTTCGTGGGGCGCTCGGGATCGGTGCTGGACGACGCTCTCCGGGACGCCGGGCTGGCGCGGGCGGACGTGCGCATCACCAACTGTGTGCGGTGTCGGCCGCCCGAGAACCGGGATCCACACGTCGACGAACTCGACAACTGCGCGGGGTTCCTGGGGCGGGAGGTCGAGGCGGTCGATCCGGACCTGATCGTCACGCTCGGGAAGGTGCCCGGCGAGCGCCTGCTGGACCGGTCGGTGGCGGTGACGGAGGAGGCGGGATCGGTCGTCGACGTCCGCCTCGGCGGAACTCCCCGGCGCGTGTTGCTCTGCCTGCACCCGGCGGCGACGCTGTACGATCGGAGCCAGCGCGGGGCGTTCGAGGACGCCATCGCGCGGGCGGCCGACCTCGTGGGCGCCGGGAGCGGCGACCAGGCGCGGCTCGGCGACTACTGA
- a CDS encoding DUF99 family protein, which yields MKAGARALGVAESFSDDDRSVLCGVVCRRDRVTDGFAFGSCAVGGTDATEAIADLWTTLDREDVRVLLVAGVAPAWFNVVDLSALHERVGRPVLSVSFEASPGLEPALREQFSGDALDRRLRTYRDLPPRRRVDVNDETVYVRAVGVDDAAAAEAVRAFTPSGGRPEPLRVARLAARAARRFRADGGT from the coding sequence GTGAAAGCCGGCGCGCGGGCGCTCGGAGTCGCCGAATCTTTTTCCGACGACGATCGGAGCGTGCTCTGCGGTGTCGTCTGCCGTCGCGACCGGGTCACCGACGGGTTCGCCTTCGGATCGTGTGCCGTCGGCGGCACCGACGCCACCGAGGCCATCGCGGATCTCTGGACGACGCTGGATCGGGAGGACGTGCGCGTCCTCCTCGTCGCGGGGGTCGCACCCGCATGGTTCAACGTCGTGGACCTGTCGGCGCTCCACGAGCGGGTGGGCCGCCCCGTGCTCTCCGTGTCGTTCGAGGCCAGCCCCGGGCTCGAACCCGCGCTCCGCGAACAGTTCTCCGGCGACGCGCTCGACCGGCGGCTCCGGACGTACCGCGACCTGCCGCCGCGGCGGCGAGTCGACGTGAACGACGAGACGGTGTACGTCCGGGCCGTCGGCGTCGACGACGCGGCGGCCGCCGAGGCGGTGCGGGCGTTCACGCCGTCCGGCGGCCGCCCGGAGCCGCTCCGGGTGGCGCGGCTGGCCGCCCGGGCCGCTCGCCGGTTCCGGGCGGACGGGGGGACTTAA
- a CDS encoding DUF5786 family protein, producing MGFGSYDESEQENQELDADLDDNEGVETSENDHRGSVEFEIGASNDELIDRLKEIKDE from the coding sequence ATGGGCTTCGGGAGCTACGATGAATCCGAACAGGAGAACCAGGAGTTAGACGCCGACCTCGACGACAACGAGGGCGTCGAGACGTCCGAGAACGACCACCGGGGGTCGGTGGAGTTCGAGATCGGGGCGTCGAACGACGAGCTGATCGACCGGCTCAAAGAGATCAAAGACGAGTGA
- a CDS encoding MBL fold metallo-hydrolase, translating into MDVHNVTADAEEFTCNAYLVTGERPALVDAGTMPGVVDVIADHVDDLDRVVLTHQHHDHVGELDAVLDAFDADLYAHADHPRRTHALADGDGVALGEESFDVVHTPGHADDHVSLVGERTLFSGDVVVYNDGAFDDGSFGRTDSPGQSRERLIESLEALLERLPDSVTAMYAGHGDPVPDDESVRAVIERALARAERREPKYD; encoded by the coding sequence ATGGACGTCCACAACGTCACCGCGGACGCCGAGGAGTTCACCTGCAACGCGTACCTGGTCACCGGCGAGCGTCCGGCGCTGGTGGACGCGGGGACGATGCCGGGCGTCGTCGACGTTATCGCCGACCACGTCGACGACCTGGATCGGGTGGTGCTCACCCACCAGCACCACGACCACGTCGGCGAACTCGACGCCGTCCTCGACGCCTTCGACGCCGACCTGTACGCCCACGCCGACCACCCCCGGCGGACCCACGCACTCGCCGACGGGGACGGGGTGGCCTTGGGCGAGGAGTCCTTCGACGTCGTCCACACGCCGGGTCACGCCGACGACCACGTCTCGCTCGTGGGCGAGCGCACCCTGTTCAGCGGCGACGTCGTCGTCTACAACGACGGCGCCTTCGACGACGGGAGCTTCGGGCGCACCGACAGCCCCGGACAGTCACGCGAACGGCTCATCGAGAGCCTGGAGGCGCTTCTGGAGCGACTCCCCGACTCGGTGACGGCGATGTACGCCGGGCACGGCGACCCCGTCCCCGACGACGAGAGCGTCCGGGCGGTGATCGAACGGGCGCTCGCGCGGGCCGAGCGCCGGGAACCGAAGTACGACTGA
- a CDS encoding 50S ribosomal protein L40e: MAKFEEAEKRMLEKQICMRCNARNAARAESCRKCGYKKLRPKAKERRSA; the protein is encoded by the coding sequence ATGGCTAAGTTCGAGGAAGCGGAAAAGCGGATGCTCGAAAAACAGATCTGCATGCGGTGTAACGCGCGCAACGCCGCCCGGGCCGAGAGCTGCCGGAAGTGCGGGTACAAGAAGCTTCGACCGAAGGCCAAAGAGCGCCGCAGCGCCTGA
- a CDS encoding TRAM domain-containing protein → MANCPLADDCPSFSERIQGMGCQHYGDRGGAEWCNHYDMPISDLKQQPVKPGEELVVEVTDIHESGAGVGRTEDGFIVLVDGTLPPSRARVRIDRVKANHATADEVERLPTDPEEEADEEGEDAVDAETESTADDGGDSGRPEQLGSRDNFWGG, encoded by the coding sequence ATGGCGAACTGTCCGCTCGCCGACGACTGCCCCAGTTTCTCGGAGCGCATCCAGGGCATGGGGTGCCAGCACTACGGTGACCGCGGGGGCGCCGAGTGGTGTAACCACTACGATATGCCCATCTCCGACCTGAAACAGCAGCCGGTGAAACCCGGCGAGGAACTCGTCGTCGAGGTGACCGACATCCACGAGAGCGGCGCGGGCGTCGGCCGCACCGAGGACGGCTTCATCGTCCTGGTCGACGGGACCCTCCCGCCGTCCCGGGCGCGGGTACGCATCGACCGCGTGAAGGCCAACCACGCCACGGCCGACGAGGTCGAACGGCTTCCCACGGATCCCGAGGAGGAGGCGGACGAGGAGGGCGAGGACGCCGTCGACGCCGAGACGGAGTCGACGGCCGACGACGGCGGCGACTCGGGTCGCCCGGAGCAACTCGGCAGTCGCGACAACTTCTGGGGCGGGTGA
- a CDS encoding Tfx family DNA-binding protein — MDDDPDADALLERAGFDPQESVLTRRQAEVLALRERDVRQSTIADLLGTSRANVSSIESSARKNVAKARETVAFAEALTAPVRVEVDEHTDLYNVPKLVYDACDAAGVKVNHTAPDLMKLVSDEAGDAVQGREVQAPLLVGVTTDGTVRVRQSKR, encoded by the coding sequence ATGGACGACGACCCGGACGCGGACGCGCTGCTCGAACGCGCCGGATTCGACCCGCAGGAGAGCGTGCTGACGCGTCGGCAGGCGGAGGTGCTCGCGCTTCGCGAGCGTGACGTGCGCCAGTCCACCATCGCGGACCTGCTCGGTACCTCCCGTGCGAACGTCTCGAGCATCGAGTCGAGCGCACGCAAGAACGTGGCGAAAGCACGGGAGACGGTCGCGTTCGCCGAGGCGCTCACCGCGCCGGTTCGCGTCGAAGTCGACGAACACACCGACCTCTACAACGTCCCGAAACTCGTCTACGACGCCTGTGACGCCGCGGGGGTGAAGGTCAACCACACGGCGCCGGACCTGATGAAACTCGTCAGCGACGAGGCCGGCGACGCGGTGCAGGGTCGCGAGGTGCAGGCACCGCTCCTGGTCGGCGTCACCACCGACGGGACCGTTCGCGTCCGCCAGTCGAAGCGCTAG
- a CDS encoding mannose-1-phosphate guanylyltransferase — MDRPLVAVVLAGGVGSRLYPASRRHRPKQLLALGGEGTLLERTVARADFADEVVVSTRPAFADAVREAVPEASVLVEPAGKDTGPALAYATHRVAERFDDPVVLALPSDHHVEGEFEPTAQRGARVAARTGSLVTFGVEPDRPDTGYGYVEPGPDRGAYAEVAAFHEKPDAETARRYVEAGYYWNAGIFAWTPAAFREAAGAADAPLSPLIDALDRGDPEAGFAAVDPVSVDYAVFERATDVAVVPLDIAWDDLGSWDALRRILPADGDGTVVAGDASVRAVDATNNVVAGDDVHVSLVGVDDLAVVAYDDRILVVPTAAAQRVRELVAELDAEGEF; from the coding sequence ATGGACCGACCGCTCGTCGCGGTGGTGCTCGCCGGGGGTGTCGGGTCACGGCTCTACCCCGCGAGTCGTCGCCACCGCCCGAAGCAGTTGCTCGCGTTGGGGGGCGAGGGGACGCTCCTCGAACGCACCGTCGCCCGTGCCGACTTCGCCGACGAGGTGGTCGTCTCGACCCGCCCGGCGTTCGCCGACGCCGTCCGGGAGGCGGTCCCCGAAGCGTCGGTCCTCGTCGAACCCGCCGGCAAGGACACCGGGCCGGCGCTCGCCTACGCTACCCACCGCGTCGCCGAGCGGTTCGACGACCCCGTGGTGCTCGCCCTCCCGAGCGACCACCACGTCGAGGGGGAGTTCGAACCGACGGCCCAGCGCGGGGCGCGGGTCGCGGCCCGGACGGGGTCGCTCGTCACCTTCGGCGTGGAACCCGACCGGCCGGACACCGGCTACGGCTACGTCGAACCCGGTCCCGATCGGGGGGCGTACGCGGAGGTGGCCGCCTTTCACGAGAAACCCGACGCCGAGACGGCGCGGCGATACGTCGAGGCGGGGTACTACTGGAACGCGGGTATCTTCGCGTGGACGCCCGCGGCATTCCGGGAAGCGGCGGGGGCGGCGGACGCACCGCTTTCCCCCCTGATCGACGCGCTCGACCGGGGCGACCCCGAGGCCGGGTTCGCGGCGGTCGACCCCGTGAGCGTCGACTACGCGGTGTTCGAACGTGCCACGGACGTCGCCGTCGTCCCCCTCGATATCGCGTGGGACGACCTGGGGTCGTGGGACGCCCTGCGGCGGATCCTCCCGGCCGACGGAGACGGGACGGTCGTCGCCGGTGACGCGTCGGTGCGGGCCGTCGACGCGACGAACAACGTCGTCGCCGGCGACGACGTCCACGTCTCGCTGGTGGGCGTCGACGACCTGGCAGTCGTCGCCTACGACGACCGGATACTCGTGGTGCCGACGGCGGCGGCACAGCGCGTCCGGGAACTGGTCGCCGAACTGGACGCAGAAGGCGAGTTCTAG
- a CDS encoding DUF7091 family protein, giving the protein MDDRLERFVRTAFRSAGRRYGEARRAYRDGRTAADLPRDEAGRVRIVCRREAERRAVAVDDEGRPECFEAGHPDCEGCAEDVREGIVETW; this is encoded by the coding sequence ATGGACGACCGACTGGAACGGTTCGTGCGGACGGCGTTCCGCTCGGCCGGCCGCCGCTACGGGGAGGCACGGCGGGCCTACCGCGATGGCCGGACAGCGGCCGACCTGCCCCGGGACGAGGCGGGGCGCGTCCGTATCGTCTGCCGTCGGGAGGCCGAACGGCGCGCCGTCGCCGTCGACGACGAGGGGCGCCCCGAGTGTTTCGAGGCGGGCCATCCCGACTGCGAGGGCTGTGCGGAGGACGTCCGCGAAGGTATCGTCGAGACGTGGTGA
- a CDS encoding replication factor A (Replication protein A protects and stabilize the intermediate ssDNA that is generated by the unwinding action of a DNA helicase at the replication fork. In addition, SSBs prevent the formation of secondary structures by single-stranded template DNA.) — translation MTDLHTHAEDIVAQFSDHLDLDVDEVEERLDNLVNEYRVPVDEARRSVVNSYLDEADLDRDALGGGGGNASVGLAEIDQDEQWLDVTAEVVELWEARSDSVAQVGLLGDETGTTKFVAFETSDLPALEEGTVYRLENLVTDEYQGNFSVKLNRTTTITEVDEEIEVGDDAETVEGALVDIQSGSGLIKRCPEDDCTRVLQNGRCSEHGDVEGEFDLRIKGVLDDGEAVHEVIFDREATESLTGTTLEEAKDMAMDALDTTVVAEEMRADTLGRYYRVSGPQFGRYVLVDDFERLSDPIDAEAALIEARSI, via the coding sequence ATGACCGATTTGCATACCCACGCGGAGGATATCGTAGCGCAGTTCTCGGATCACCTCGATCTGGACGTCGACGAGGTCGAGGAGCGACTCGACAACCTCGTCAACGAGTACCGGGTCCCGGTGGACGAGGCCCGGCGAAGCGTCGTGAACAGTTACCTCGACGAGGCGGACCTGGACCGCGACGCGCTGGGCGGTGGGGGCGGCAACGCCTCCGTCGGCCTCGCCGAGATCGACCAGGACGAACAGTGGCTCGACGTGACCGCCGAGGTCGTCGAACTCTGGGAGGCCCGGAGCGACTCCGTCGCCCAGGTCGGCCTGCTCGGCGACGAGACGGGCACCACCAAGTTCGTCGCCTTCGAGACCTCCGACCTGCCCGCACTGGAGGAAGGGACGGTCTACCGGCTGGAGAACCTGGTGACCGACGAGTACCAGGGCAACTTCTCGGTGAAGCTCAACCGGACGACCACGATCACCGAGGTCGACGAGGAGATCGAGGTCGGCGACGACGCCGAGACCGTCGAGGGGGCGCTGGTCGACATCCAGAGCGGCAGCGGCCTCATCAAGCGCTGTCCCGAAGACGACTGTACGCGCGTCCTCCAGAACGGCCGGTGTTCGGAACACGGCGACGTCGAGGGCGAGTTCGACCTGCGGATCAAGGGCGTCCTCGACGACGGCGAGGCGGTCCACGAGGTCATCTTCGACCGCGAGGCCACCGAGTCGCTCACCGGTACGACCCTCGAAGAAGCGAAGGACATGGCGATGGACGCCCTCGACACCACCGTCGTCGCCGAGGAGATGCGCGCGGACACGCTCGGTCGGTACTACCGGGTGAGCGGCCCGCAGTTCGGCCGGTACGTGCTGGTCGACGACTTCGAGCGGCTGAGCGATCCGATCGACGCCGAGGCGGCCCTCATCGAAGCGAGGTCGATCTGA
- a CDS encoding RPA family protein — protein MSQAPTREVARRVFAREFNDASHTFKESEDERAPVYLLLPTGERANRVFLVGTLTEKEDVGEGDEYWRGRIVDPTGTFFVYAGQYQPDAASTLRDLEPPAYVAVVGKPRTYETDDGSVNVSVRPESITPVDATTRDRWVAETATRTLERVAAFDDEGDEYARMAREQYDLAVDEYREVALAALEGLDESDELADDDADVPAEH, from the coding sequence ATGAGCCAGGCACCCACCCGCGAAGTCGCGCGCCGCGTCTTCGCCCGCGAGTTCAACGACGCGAGTCACACGTTCAAGGAGTCCGAGGACGAACGCGCCCCCGTCTACCTCCTGCTCCCGACCGGCGAACGCGCGAACCGCGTGTTCCTCGTCGGGACGCTCACCGAGAAGGAGGACGTCGGCGAGGGCGACGAGTACTGGCGGGGTCGGATCGTCGACCCGACGGGCACCTTCTTCGTCTACGCCGGGCAGTACCAGCCCGACGCCGCCTCGACGCTCCGGGACCTCGAACCCCCGGCGTACGTCGCCGTCGTCGGCAAACCGCGCACCTACGAGACCGACGACGGGAGCGTCAACGTCTCGGTGCGGCCCGAATCCATCACCCCCGTCGACGCCACCACGCGGGACCGCTGGGTGGCCGAGACGGCGACCCGGACGCTCGAACGCGTCGCCGCCTTCGACGACGAGGGCGACGAGTACGCCCGGATGGCCCGCGAGCAGTACGACCTCGCGGTCGACGAGTACCGCGAGGTGGCGCTCGCGGCTCTCGAAGGGCTCGACGAGTCAGACGAACTGGCCGACGACGACGCCGATGTCCCCGCCGAGCACTGA